In one window of Cytophagaceae bacterium ABcell3 DNA:
- a CDS encoding gliding motility-associated C-terminal domain-containing protein → MSLFKAFTFFVFLTCSYVGYGEEKPLGDCSLTGEVASSKVTCFGAENGTIEISSLSGGSGVYEASIDGGESWQSVLVFDDVPVGSYHVMVRDANQIACSVTLDAEVEIAQPAELGANLEYANLSCHNEEDGEILLSDPVGGSGSFGFSIDGGVSWQTEGVFSGLSPAVYDVMVKDMDDENCVKTLNDAVVLSRPDPLNAIVSSSNINCYGASTGEISFTAPSGGSGVYEYSIDAGATWQSNHVFSGLSANEYQLSMRDKNAPTCIKNFSAIALTQPNQLDADVSFQNALCHNTASGKINIHSPSGGGGAYQYSINGGESWRNSGDFNTVPHGNYHIMIRDAATVSCSQTLNPNLEIGQPEPLDAGVTVTEVDCFGEESGKIEFISPEGGSGNYEFSIGSGWQSSGLFEHLSAGTYQISVRDAEATSCLKVLDSQIKVPTVAELTASLSSKIVICYGEETGQIRLSNASGGSGTYRYSINGGETWFPDGLFDELPGGFYQVLLGDAENQACVKVMDDALHIVELEELNATVYSENSGCNGVASGVINISNPTGGGEHYQYSIDGGENWQMSGSYTNLPAGTYDVMMRDAVVTSCVKMLQEGLVVEEPDVLDGNVSVDDVLCNGGSTGSIAVDNLSGGSGSYEFSNDGGLTWQVSSAFDNLSAGSYKVSIRDAENPGCRKVLQENVTVSEPEPLSAGVSSSNINCFDESTGNITFSSPSGGIGVYEFSIDGDYWQESMSFEGLSAGVYSLAMRDEVCTYSFDDPVEILQPEQLSATINPIHISCYGGNNGKILFTDIAGGGGTYQFSKDGGESWQSVAQYNDLQPGVYNIHIRDGVTPACRVVLDEALEIKEVEALSASVAKDHVSCYGEEDGSISFHTISGGSGEYEFSINEGVWVPGAEFSDLPSGEFAVNVRDANDTSCVLSLGLLDINAPEELSASVDVVEVNCFGTNSGAIHFSMPTGGSGAYEYSVDNGQHWQEGTSFENLAAGNYTVYIRDKNEPGCQRELEVVSLSQPEELAAVVDYEHVDCYEGESGQIVFSSPTGGSGVYEYSVNGTDWQSSGIFPSLGASVYTPFIRDAENPACQIGLGNVELSQPSVLNGSVEVSPVTCDGGDNGSLLVSDVSGGSGSYEFSIGEWQSSNEFMELEAGAYEVFLRDEANPSCSISLGSYEITAPEALSVSLSSSDNNCYGGNEGSIAVNVSGGSGSYQFSVDNGNSWQEAAVFEGLPAGIYNQVFVRDAEDHACMTEGESTVIAQPEPMTAEIEAVEVNCFGTNSGAIHFSMSTGGSGAYEYSVDNGQHWQEGTSFENLEAGNYTVYIRDKNEPGCQRELEVVSLSQPEELAAVVDYEHVGCYEGETGQIVFTSPTGGSGVYVYSVNGTDWQSSGIFPSLGASVYTPFIRDAENPACQIGLGNVELSQPSVLNGSVEVSPVTCDGGDNGSLLVSDVSGGSGSYEFSIGEWQSSNEFMELEAGAYEVFLRDEANPSCSISLGSYEVTAPEALSVSLSSSDNNCYGGNEGSIAVNVSGGSGSYQFSVDNGNYWQEAAVFEGLPAGIYNQVLVRDAEDHACMAEAESTVIAQPEPMAAEIEAVEVNCFGTNSGAIHLSMPTGGSGAYEYSVDNGQHWQEGTSFENLAAGNYTVYVRDGNLNTCERKLGSVTIASVDALEATVEVKNSTCNGVQDGEIIIVDPVGGSGVFEYSTDGGNSWGAHGNFNDLAPAEYQVAIRDASNTACVRIFDPVVVSQPQILNASVNQVNATCYGGDNGQVVFENPSGGSGNYEYSIDGGDTWNGSPNFSNISAGNFVAVIRDAEANNCARSLGSFGIEEPEELSFSVEYFPLQCYGEATGVIEINPSGGSGKYEFSLDGGETWGMEPVHANLSAGAYTVNVRDAKNQNCYTSPETVSLVQPEILSGDLEVDHVNCHGAAEGAVSVLASSGGSGSFKYSIDGGSNWQASNHFSGLNAGNYEVLIADADVSEGACYTSLGEIEVEAPEALHAEVVSNHINCFEGSDGAIEFLSLSGGSGAYEFSIDGKSSWATSDFADLEAGDYEVWIRDANFNTCQSSLGTYSLHQPEKLSATVEVEDVSCNGLENGMISLSNITGGSGTFEFNIDGEWLGEQEFKGLTLGSYEVEIRDAENDVCQVSLGVFEVAEPEQLSASVEVVDIPCEGGEKGEISFTSVSGGSFNYGYSIDGGEAWQGEEVFEGLSPGAFNLLIRDEEDKECQTDLGEYVVNSYELHANITSTAVTCLGAENGEISVMAPSGGSGQYEFSLDGLLWSPYGTFEGLASGAYTVYMRDPTDHACIADFSGNIVREPEALSANVEFSGISCHGYDDGLISVVSPQGGSGQYRYSIDGGANWSSASSFSGLEPGNYQVHIKDASDASCFEILKQSISLEEPEVVQATVLSNNASGCEGNSNGEIEIGDVSGGVPPYMYSVNGSSWAEYPIFENLSGGTYSVQIRDASGCSYILEDAYELEHIDLVSAPKIAFHPANQRVCEGGGAVFSVDIEEGAGDVTWQWFAEGLENTDTLSGLSQSELVVEPVLPELDSTVFYLMVTGDCGVAYSDTVMLNVDRQEPALVTGGNSYCIDEKVDSLQVVGTFTSVLHWEYADATDLAFEEVDVTDDRLYPYGGDQDGTVIFRAYVQNGNCAPFYTEPAYITYFPDFNVSAGMDTSIISGGSVQLQATGGVSYQWEDHESLNNTSVDNPIASPKETTVFSVEVADTNGCFASAEVTVFVEELHIPNTFTPNGDGVNDVWRIRNIHFYPEASIEIFNRWGVILYRESGVFSGWDGRSNGAEMPAGTYYYTLKTAPGSEPVSGFITIVR, encoded by the coding sequence TGGTGGGAGTGGTGTGTACGAATATTCTATAGACGCTGGTGCTACTTGGCAATCGAATCATGTTTTTTCTGGCTTGTCAGCAAATGAGTACCAGTTGAGCATGCGTGATAAAAACGCACCAACGTGTATAAAGAACTTTTCAGCTATTGCATTAACCCAGCCCAATCAGTTAGATGCTGATGTGTCTTTTCAGAATGCCCTATGTCATAATACTGCATCAGGTAAAATTAATATACATTCGCCATCTGGTGGAGGAGGAGCGTATCAGTACTCTATCAATGGTGGGGAAAGTTGGCGTAACTCTGGTGATTTTAATACTGTTCCTCATGGAAACTATCACATAATGATCAGGGATGCAGCCACGGTATCTTGTAGCCAAACTCTTAATCCTAATCTGGAAATAGGGCAGCCCGAACCATTGGATGCTGGTGTGACTGTCACTGAGGTGGATTGTTTTGGTGAAGAGTCCGGCAAAATTGAATTTATATCACCTGAGGGTGGTAGTGGCAATTACGAGTTTTCTATTGGCAGTGGATGGCAGAGCTCGGGTTTGTTTGAGCATCTCTCTGCTGGCACCTATCAAATCAGTGTCAGGGACGCAGAGGCGACATCTTGCTTGAAGGTGCTAGATAGTCAAATAAAAGTTCCTACTGTTGCAGAGTTAACCGCTTCTTTGTCTTCAAAAATAGTTATATGTTATGGAGAAGAAACTGGCCAGATTAGGTTGAGTAATGCTTCAGGGGGCTCTGGCACTTATAGATACTCTATTAATGGCGGGGAAACATGGTTTCCTGATGGTCTTTTTGACGAGCTTCCTGGTGGTTTTTATCAGGTGTTGCTTGGTGATGCTGAAAACCAAGCGTGTGTAAAAGTAATGGACGATGCCCTCCATATTGTAGAGTTGGAGGAGTTGAATGCAACTGTTTATTCTGAAAACTCCGGCTGCAACGGAGTAGCTTCTGGTGTTATAAACATAAGTAACCCTACAGGTGGGGGAGAGCATTACCAGTATTCTATTGACGGTGGTGAAAATTGGCAGATGTCCGGTAGCTATACCAACCTTCCTGCCGGAACATATGATGTTATGATGAGGGATGCGGTGGTCACTTCATGTGTGAAAATGCTCCAAGAAGGACTGGTTGTTGAAGAGCCAGATGTGTTAGATGGTAATGTTTCTGTGGATGATGTCTTATGTAACGGAGGTAGCACTGGCAGCATTGCTGTAGATAATTTATCTGGCGGTTCTGGTTCTTATGAATTTTCCAATGATGGCGGGCTCACGTGGCAAGTATCTTCGGCTTTTGACAACTTGTCGGCGGGTTCTTATAAGGTAAGTATTAGAGATGCCGAAAATCCTGGTTGTAGAAAGGTTTTACAGGAAAATGTCACAGTTTCTGAGCCTGAACCTCTTTCTGCGGGAGTGTCTTCTTCAAATATTAACTGCTTTGACGAATCTACCGGAAATATCACTTTTTCATCTCCTTCAGGAGGGATAGGGGTTTATGAATTTTCTATTGATGGAGACTACTGGCAAGAGTCGATGTCTTTTGAGGGCTTAAGTGCGGGAGTGTATTCTCTAGCCATGCGTGATGAGGTATGTACATATTCCTTTGATGACCCGGTAGAAATTTTGCAACCTGAGCAGTTATCTGCAACTATCAATCCCATACACATTTCTTGCTATGGGGGTAATAATGGAAAAATTCTTTTTACTGATATAGCTGGCGGGGGCGGGACGTATCAGTTTTCTAAAGATGGTGGTGAAAGTTGGCAATCGGTAGCTCAGTATAATGACCTTCAGCCAGGAGTGTACAATATTCACATCAGGGATGGTGTTACTCCTGCCTGTAGGGTGGTGTTGGACGAAGCTTTAGAGATAAAGGAGGTAGAAGCTTTGTCTGCTTCTGTAGCAAAAGACCATGTTTCTTGTTATGGAGAGGAAGATGGTTCTATTTCTTTCCATACGATATCTGGTGGTTCTGGCGAATATGAATTTAGTATAAACGAAGGGGTGTGGGTGCCTGGTGCAGAATTTTCTGATTTGCCCTCTGGAGAATTTGCCGTCAACGTTCGTGATGCAAATGATACCTCTTGTGTACTTTCTCTTGGATTGCTGGATATAAATGCTCCTGAAGAGCTTTCGGCATCTGTAGATGTTGTAGAGGTAAACTGCTTCGGAACCAACAGTGGCGCAATCCATTTTTCCATGCCGACAGGAGGCAGCGGAGCTTACGAATATTCGGTTGACAACGGTCAACACTGGCAAGAAGGGACGTCTTTTGAAAACCTTGCAGCGGGGAACTATACGGTATATATAAGGGACAAAAACGAGCCCGGTTGCCAGCGGGAACTGGAGGTGGTGAGCCTTTCCCAGCCAGAAGAGCTTGCTGCGGTGGTTGACTATGAACATGTAGATTGCTATGAAGGAGAATCTGGGCAGATCGTTTTCTCCAGTCCGACCGGGGGCAGTGGCGTGTACGAATATTCTGTGAACGGTACCGATTGGCAGTCTTCGGGTATATTCCCTTCTCTTGGAGCGTCTGTCTATACCCCGTTTATTCGTGATGCAGAAAACCCTGCCTGCCAAATTGGTTTGGGCAACGTGGAACTGTCACAGCCCTCTGTATTGAACGGTTCTGTGGAAGTGTCGCCGGTGACTTGTGATGGTGGAGACAATGGTTCTTTGCTCGTTAGCGACGTAAGCGGGGGAAGTGGCAGTTATGAGTTCAGCATTGGGGAGTGGCAATCAAGCAATGAATTTATGGAACTTGAGGCGGGGGCTTATGAAGTTTTCCTTCGTGATGAGGCAAATCCTTCATGCTCCATAAGCTTGGGAAGCTATGAGATAACCGCACCTGAAGCTTTGTCTGTTTCTCTGTCTTCCAGTGACAACAATTGCTATGGGGGCAATGAAGGATCTATAGCAGTAAATGTTTCGGGCGGGAGTGGATCGTACCAGTTTTCGGTCGACAACGGAAATTCTTGGCAAGAAGCGGCTGTTTTTGAAGGTCTGCCTGCCGGTATCTATAACCAGGTTTTTGTGAGGGACGCAGAAGACCATGCTTGTATGACAGAAGGGGAAAGCACGGTCATAGCGCAACCCGAACCAATGACCGCTGAAATTGAAGCGGTAGAAGTTAACTGCTTCGGAACCAACAGTGGCGCAATCCATTTTTCCATGTCGACAGGAGGCAGCGGTGCTTACGAATATTCAGTTGACAACGGTCAACACTGGCAAGAAGGGACGTCTTTTGAAAACCTTGAAGCGGGGAACTATACGGTATATATAAGGGACAAAAACGAGCCCGGTTGCCAGCGGGAACTGGAGGTGGTGAGCCTTTCCCAGCCAGAAGAGCTTGCTGCGGTGGTTGACTATGAACATGTAGGTTGCTATGAAGGGGAAACTGGGCAGATCGTTTTCACCAGCCCGACCGGGGGCAGTGGCGTGTACGTATATTCTGTGAACGGTACCGATTGGCAGTCTTCGGGTATATTCCCTTCTCTTGGAGCGTCTGTCTATACCCCGTTTATTCGTGATGCAGAAAACCCTGCCTGCCAAATTGGTTTGGGCAACGTGGAACTGTCACAGCCCTCTGTGTTGAACGGTTCTGTGGAAGTGTCGCCGGTGACTTGTGATGGTGGAGACAATGGTTCTTTGCTCGTTAGCGACGTAAGCGGGGGAAGTGGCAGTTATGAGTTCAGCATTGGGGAGTGGCAATCAAGCAATGAATTTATGGAACTTGAGGCGGGGGCTTATGAAGTTTTCCTTCGTGATGAGGCAAATCCTTCATGCTCCATAAGCTTGGGAAGCTATGAGGTAACCGCACCTGAAGCTTTGTCTGTTTCTCTGTCTTCCAGTGACAACAATTGCTATGGGGGCAATGAAGGATCTATAGCAGTAAATGTTTCGGGCGGGAGTGGATCGTACCAGTTTTCGGTCGATAACGGAAATTATTGGCAAGAAGCGGCTGTTTTTGAAGGTTTGCCTGCCGGTATTTATAATCAGGTCTTGGTGAGGGACGCAGAAGACCATGCTTGTATGGCAGAAGCAGAAAGCACGGTCATAGCGCAGCCCGAACCAATGGCCGCTGAAATTGAAGCGGTAGAAGTAAACTGCTTTGGAACCAACAGTGGCGCAATTCACCTTTCCATGCCGACAGGGGGCAGCGGTGCTTACGAATATTCGGTTGACAACGGTCAACACTGGCAAGAAGGGACGTCTTTTGAAAACCTTGCAGCAGGGAACTATACGGTATATGTAAGGGACGGCAACCTGAATACTTGTGAGAGAAAGTTAGGAAGCGTAACTATAGCTTCTGTAGATGCTCTAGAGGCTACGGTTGAGGTGAAAAACAGTACGTGCAATGGGGTGCAGGATGGTGAAATTATCATTGTCGATCCTGTAGGTGGCAGTGGTGTATTTGAATATTCTACGGATGGTGGAAACTCATGGGGTGCACATGGGAATTTTAATGATTTAGCTCCTGCGGAATATCAGGTGGCTATAAGAGATGCTTCAAATACTGCCTGTGTGCGAATATTTGATCCTGTTGTTGTAAGTCAGCCTCAAATTTTAAATGCTTCGGTAAATCAGGTGAATGCAACTTGCTATGGAGGGGATAATGGACAAGTTGTATTTGAGAACCCTTCGGGAGGTAGCGGTAATTATGAGTACTCGATTGATGGTGGGGACACTTGGAACGGCAGTCCGAACTTCTCAAATATTTCTGCAGGAAATTTTGTGGCAGTCATTCGAGATGCAGAAGCCAATAATTGTGCAAGGTCTTTAGGTTCTTTTGGCATCGAAGAACCTGAGGAACTATCTTTTAGTGTTGAATATTTTCCTTTGCAATGCTATGGGGAAGCCACTGGGGTAATTGAAATAAACCCTTCTGGAGGAAGTGGAAAATACGAGTTTTCTCTTGATGGCGGAGAGACTTGGGGAATGGAACCTGTGCATGCTAACCTTTCGGCTGGAGCGTATACTGTCAATGTAAGAGATGCAAAGAATCAAAATTGTTACACTTCACCAGAAACAGTTAGCTTGGTTCAGCCGGAAATATTGTCTGGAGACCTTGAAGTTGACCATGTCAATTGCCATGGGGCAGCCGAAGGCGCTGTTTCAGTACTTGCTTCTTCAGGAGGAAGTGGTTCTTTTAAATATTCTATAGACGGAGGTTCCAATTGGCAGGCTTCAAACCACTTTTCAGGGCTCAATGCTGGAAATTATGAAGTGCTAATTGCTGATGCTGATGTGTCCGAAGGTGCGTGTTACACTTCGTTGGGTGAAATTGAGGTGGAAGCGCCTGAAGCGTTGCATGCTGAAGTAGTTAGCAACCATATAAATTGCTTCGAAGGTTCTGATGGAGCAATAGAGTTTTTATCACTTTCAGGAGGTAGCGGTGCTTATGAGTTTTCAATTGATGGAAAAAGTTCTTGGGCTACAAGCGACTTTGCTGACTTGGAAGCTGGCGATTATGAGGTTTGGATTCGCGACGCCAACTTTAATACTTGTCAATCCTCTTTGGGAACATACTCGTTGCACCAACCAGAAAAACTTTCGGCCACTGTTGAAGTAGAAGATGTTTCCTGTAATGGGTTGGAGAATGGAATGATATCTTTAAGTAACATTACAGGTGGCAGTGGAACTTTTGAATTCAATATTGATGGTGAGTGGCTGGGAGAACAAGAGTTTAAGGGATTGACCCTAGGTTCTTATGAAGTAGAAATACGGGATGCTGAGAATGATGTTTGTCAGGTATCTTTAGGTGTGTTTGAGGTGGCTGAACCTGAACAACTGTCAGCTTCGGTAGAGGTGGTAGACATTCCTTGTGAAGGAGGCGAAAAGGGCGAAATCAGTTTTACTTCGGTCTCTGGAGGGAGCTTTAACTATGGATATAGCATTGATGGTGGGGAAGCTTGGCAAGGTGAGGAGGTTTTCGAAGGGTTGTCTCCTGGGGCATTTAACCTGTTAATTAGGGATGAAGAAGATAAGGAATGTCAAACTGACTTAGGGGAATATGTAGTTAACTCTTATGAACTTCACGCAAATATAACAAGTACAGCAGTAACATGTTTGGGAGCTGAAAATGGCGAAATATCTGTTATGGCTCCTTCAGGAGGTAGCGGTCAGTATGAATTTAGTTTGGATGGTTTGCTGTGGAGCCCTTATGGTACTTTTGAAGGGTTGGCTTCAGGGGCTTATACTGTTTATATGCGGGATCCAACCGACCATGCATGTATTGCTGATTTCTCAGGAAACATTGTGCGAGAACCGGAAGCATTGAGTGCTAATGTAGAGTTCTCGGGTATTTCTTGTCATGGTTATGATGATGGCTTAATCTCTGTTGTTAGTCCTCAAGGAGGAAGTGGGCAATATAGATACTCGATAGATGGCGGGGCAAACTGGTCTTCTGCATCTTCTTTTTCAGGTTTAGAGCCAGGAAACTACCAAGTCCACATTAAAGATGCCTCTGATGCCTCATGTTTTGAAATTCTTAAACAGAGTATTTCATTGGAAGAGCCAGAGGTGGTACAGGCTACCGTTCTGAGCAATAATGCTTCGGGCTGTGAGGGCAATTCAAATGGGGAGATCGAAATTGGTGATGTGTCTGGTGGTGTGCCCCCATACATGTATTCTGTAAATGGCAGCTCATGGGCTGAATATCCTATTTTTGAAAACCTTTCTGGTGGTACTTATTCTGTACAGATTAGGGACGCTTCTGGTTGTTCGTATATTTTGGAAGATGCATACGAACTGGAGCATATAGACCTTGTCTCCGCTCCTAAAATAGCTTTTCATCCTGCAAATCAAAGGGTTTGTGAAGGTGGTGGTGCGGTGTTTTCTGTAGATATAGAGGAAGGGGCGGGTGATGTTACTTGGCAGTGGTTTGCCGAAGGCCTTGAAAACACCGACACCCTGTCAGGACTCTCCCAATCGGAATTGGTAGTTGAACCTGTACTTCCGGAGTTGGACTCTACTGTTTTTTATTTAATGGTCACTGGAGACTGTGGAGTGGCTTATAGCGATACCGTGATGCTTAATGTGGATAGACAGGAACCCGCCTTGGTAACAGGAGGCAATAGCTATTGTATTGATGAAAAAGTTGATTCTTTACAGGTAGTAGGGACTTTTACCTCTGTGCTGCATTGGGAATATGCAGACGCTACAGATTTGGCTTTCGAAGAGGTGGATGTTACAGATGATAGGTTATACCCTTACGGTGGAGACCAAGATGGAACCGTTATTTTTAGGGCATATGTGCAAAATGGCAATTGCGCTCCTTTTTATACTGAACCAGCATATATTACTTATTTCCCTGACTTTAATGTAAGTGCAGGAATGGATACTTCCATTATTTCCGGTGGCAGTGTACAGTTACAGGCTACAGGGGGAGTCTCTTATCAGTGGGAAGATCATGAAAGTTTGAATAACACCAGTGTGGACAATCCTATTGCCAGTCCTAAGGAAACAACGGTATTTTCAGTGGAAGTTGCAGATACCAATGGCTGTTTTGCCTCGGCAGAAGTAACAGTGTTTGTAGAAGAACTGCATATTCCTAATACTTTTACCCCTAATGGAGATGGAGTCAATGATGTTTGGCGCATTCGCAATATTCACTTTTACCCTGAAGCGAGCATTGAAATATTCAACCGGTGGGGTGTCATCCTATACCGGGAATCAGGAGTCTTTTCTGGTTGGGACGGAAGGTCGAATGGTGCTGAAATGCCTGCCGGAACTTACTATTATACTTTAAAAACAGCGCCAGGTTCAGAGCCTGTTTCAGGATTTATTACTATTGTTAGATAA